The Astyanax mexicanus isolate ESR-SI-001 chromosome 12, AstMex3_surface, whole genome shotgun sequence genome window below encodes:
- the tab3 gene encoding TGF-beta-activated kinase 1 and MAP3K7-binding protein 3, translating into MAQAGSQLDFHILQDLKQRFPEIPENVVSQCLLQNNNNLDLCCHLLAQESNRYLYEEYHSPEEVHLSRNHMLHISVGYPPQEGAKGNAVGARQLVHSSSDGHIEPQRGAFPEPHSAPATMAPSPGYNPFFMGDQGRSASTPTPPPTMQGMSPTYTPVPQRYMTPITVTLSQNIPNVPQALQIPPGAYGNSGNPLYMRPSPSQSPQPAPWGTSGAQVYQPSPYTTPPTYQSPYSSPQHQVQQPPHVFLPISPPNLSSMPYQQPVSYRPYMTSKTSMKNQIEITLEGGRPRSNSPVHAPQGALYMATSPSPSSPSRAISMTGPPGPAFHPGVYLHQGAARPRPASSPQPANSAYIKIKVSPGQAQRLPESPPVETESLLNIVDQGENQGTPAPILPISALPSNIASHIAHMPRRSSSGSDDYAYTQALLLHQRARMERLMKELLAERQKLEQLKGEVNDMEYDALQRRFRRVNSTSFIPRPEEMTRMRTQNRQLQIDIDCTLKETDLLQSRGKFDPKAMNNFYDNIQPGPVVPPKPGKKDGGGRNVKPSVEPQRDEDFEGAQWNCDSCTFLNHPALNRCEQCEMPRYT; encoded by the exons ATGGCACAGGCAGGTTCGCAGCTGGACTTCCACATCCTCCAAGACCTCAAACAGCGCTTCCCTGAAATCCCTGAGAACGTTGTGTCTCAGTGTCTTCTGCAG AACAACAACAACCTGGACCTGTGCTGCCACCTGCTGGCTCAGGAGAGTAACAGATACCTGTATGAGGAGTACCACAGCCCGGAGGAGGTGCACCTGAGCcgaaaccacatgctgcacatcaGCGTGGGTTACCCTCCCCAGGAGGGGGCAAAGGGGAACGCGGTGGGCGCGAGGCAGCTCGTGCACAGCTCTAGCGACGGCCACATCGAGCCTCAGCGGGGGGCGTTTCCTGAACCGCACTCGGCCCCTGCGACTATGGCGCCATCGCCCGGATACAACCCCTTTTTTATGGGCGATCAAGGACGCTCCGCTAGCACCCCTACCCCTCCGCCAACCATGCAGGGCATGTCCCCTACCTACACCCCTGTCCCCCAGCGCTACATGACCCCCATCACAGTCACCCTCTCTCAGAACATCCCTAACGTCCCACAAGCTCTGCAGATTCCCCCTGGTGCATATGGTAACAGTGGTAATCCTCTTTACATGCGCCCCTCGCCCTCGCAGAGCCCCCAGCCCGCTCCCTGGGGCACGTCCGGGGCACAGGTATACCAACCCTCACCCTACACCACACCTCCCACTTACCAGTCGCCCTACAGCTCGCCCCAGCATCAAGTCCAGCAGCCCCCGCATGTCTTTCTACCCATCAGCCCTCCTAATCTGTCCAGCATGCCCTACCAGCAGCCTGTCTCCTACAGGCCCTACATGACCTCAAAGACCTCAATGAAGAACCAGATCGAGATCACGCTGGAGGGAGGACGGCCCCGGAGCAACTCCCCCGTGCATGCTCCACAGGGGGCGCTCTACATGGCCACAAGCCCCTCCCCAAGCTCACCGTCCAGGGCAATAAGCATGACCGGTCCTCCAGGGCCAGCGTTCCACCCTGGAGTGTACCTCCACCAAGGGGCAGCACGGCCTCGGCCCGCCTCCTCGCCCCAACCTGCGAACTCCGCCTATATCAAGATCAAGGTGTCGCCCGGTCAGGCCCAGCGCCTCCCGGAGTCGCCACCGGTGGAGACGGAGTCGCTCCTCAACATCGTAGACCAGGGTGAGAACCAGGGCACTCCGGCCCCCATCCTACCCATCTCTGCTCTGCCCAGCAACATCGCCAGCCACATCGCCCACATGCCCAGACGCTCCAGTTCGGGCTCGGACGACTATGCTTACACTCaag CCTTGCTGCTTCACCAGCGGGCGCGGATGGAGCGACTGATGAAGGAGCTGTTAGCTGAGAGGCAGAAGCTGGAGCAGCTGAAGGGAGAGGTTAACGATATGGAGTATGATGCCCTGCAGAGACGCTTCAGACGTGTCAACAGCACCAGCTTCATCCCACGG CCCGAAGAAATGACCAGAATGAGGACGCAGAACAGACAGCTCCAGATTGACATTGATTGCACCTTGAAGGAGACAGACCTGCTGCAATcgagag GCAAGTTTGACCCAAAAGCTATGAACAACTTTTATGACAACATTCAGCCTGGTCCTGTTGTTCCACCAAAACCAGGGAAAAAAG